A single genomic interval of Chiloscyllium punctatum isolate Juve2018m chromosome 35, sChiPun1.3, whole genome shotgun sequence harbors:
- the LOC140459592 gene encoding uncharacterized protein isoform X2: MGLCGGLIIPFRGPQALTASIVTLRREGSALRVPSQKYLEQVCRLLDKIADLQERNSLLKQDKLQIEEKLRQKEKQLELLQHYCSCGSAAVFLQWAGQPGQEDTQLHTHSFTSPVQCQLPDSLQHPRLQQHSSLQKRWASDSGTLWPGNGSSVFPLDECDSCQSESKEHLTSDVHQGSQTHNTGQDTKAPQAGWGRMREILHRLTDTSRTRRTFATRFKGSTHQKHRQKNQEI, from the exons ATGGGGCTGTGTGGAGGTCTCATTATACCCTTCAGAGGACCCCAGGCACTAACAGCATCAATCGTCACCTTGAG AAGGGAAGGATCTGCCTTAAGGGTTCCCAGCCAAAAGTATCTGGAGCAAGTTTGTCGTCTGTTGGACAAAATCGCTGATCTTCAGGAAAGGAACTCACTGCTGAAACAAGACAAACTGCAGATAGAAGAGAAACTGaggcagaaagagaaacaactg GAGCTCCTTCAACATTACTGCAGCTGTGGCTCAGCGGCAGTGTTCCTACAATGGGCAGGACAACCTGGGCAAGAGGACACTCAACTGCACACCCACAGTTTCACAAGCCCTGTCCAATGCCAACTCCCTGACTCATTGCAACATCCCAGGCTCCAGCAACATTCCTCCTTACAGAAGAGGTGGGCGTCAGACTCGGGCACGCTGTGGCCAGGCAATG GGAGCAGTGTGTTCCCTCTCGATGAATGTGATTCCTGTCAGTCCGAGAGTAAGGAACATCTGACCAGTGATGTTCATCAAGGATCACAGACACACAACACTGGACAAGATACTAAG GCTCCCCAGGCTGGCTGGGGTCGGATGAGGGAAATCCTGCATCGTCTGACGGATACGTCCAGGACAAGGAGGACTTTTGCGACCAGGTTTAAAGGCTCTACTCATCAGAAGCACCG ACAGAAAAACCAAGAAATTTAA
- the LOC140459592 gene encoding uncharacterized protein isoform X1, which produces MATPFTQYQSELEMSQDTEGGVQSSPLPPLEPVHPNLQRVLQRTLSRKRGEAAQPWEPELGRVNHRHSLLLLRPLAQSQPALSSRGNGAVWRSHYTLQRTPGTNSINRHLEGRREGSALRVPSQKYLEQVCRLLDKIADLQERNSLLKQDKLQIEEKLRQKEKQLELLQHYCSCGSAAVFLQWAGQPGQEDTQLHTHSFTSPVQCQLPDSLQHPRLQQHSSLQKRWASDSGTLWPGNGSSVFPLDECDSCQSESKEHLTSDVHQGSQTHNTGQDTKAPQAGWGRMREILHRLTDTSRTRRTFATRFKGSTHQKHRQKNQEI; this is translated from the exons ATGGCCACCCCGTTTACTCAGTACCAGTCGGAGCTGGAGATGAGCCAAGACACAGAGGGGGGTGTCCAGAGCAGCCCTCTGCCCCCTCTGGAGCCGGTCCATCCGAACCTGCAGCGAGTGCTCCAGAGAACATTATCACGGAAACGGGGAGAGGCAGCTCAACCCTGGGAGCCTGAGCTTGGCCGAGTCAACCACCGACACTCACTCTTGTTACTGAGGCCCCTGGCCCAGTCACAGCCTGCACTGTCCAGCCGCGGTAATGGGGCTGTGTGGAGGTCTCATTATACCCTTCAGAGGACCCCAGGCACTAACAGCATCAATCGTCACCTTGAG gGCAGAAGGGAAGGATCTGCCTTAAGGGTTCCCAGCCAAAAGTATCTGGAGCAAGTTTGTCGTCTGTTGGACAAAATCGCTGATCTTCAGGAAAGGAACTCACTGCTGAAACAAGACAAACTGCAGATAGAAGAGAAACTGaggcagaaagagaaacaactg GAGCTCCTTCAACATTACTGCAGCTGTGGCTCAGCGGCAGTGTTCCTACAATGGGCAGGACAACCTGGGCAAGAGGACACTCAACTGCACACCCACAGTTTCACAAGCCCTGTCCAATGCCAACTCCCTGACTCATTGCAACATCCCAGGCTCCAGCAACATTCCTCCTTACAGAAGAGGTGGGCGTCAGACTCGGGCACGCTGTGGCCAGGCAATG GGAGCAGTGTGTTCCCTCTCGATGAATGTGATTCCTGTCAGTCCGAGAGTAAGGAACATCTGACCAGTGATGTTCATCAAGGATCACAGACACACAACACTGGACAAGATACTAAG GCTCCCCAGGCTGGCTGGGGTCGGATGAGGGAAATCCTGCATCGTCTGACGGATACGTCCAGGACAAGGAGGACTTTTGCGACCAGGTTTAAAGGCTCTACTCATCAGAAGCACCG ACAGAAAAACCAAGAAATTTAA